In Gossypium raimondii isolate GPD5lz chromosome 12, ASM2569854v1, whole genome shotgun sequence, a single window of DNA contains:
- the LOC128035567 gene encoding uncharacterized protein LOC128035567: MEGLIPYLIHAMKKQKPGHNYRSTSVGSSRSYHLLEGSSHRRTRSEFQPPATVEVVEQRSGLGYNNGSSSVGSHAHQQTSVGNTGDVRRR, from the coding sequence ATGGAAGGCTTAATCCCTTATCTCATCCATGCCATGAAGAAGCAAAAGCCTGGCCACAATTACAGGTCGACGTCGGTGGGATCTAGCCGTAGCTACCATTTGTTGGAGGGATCGTCTCACCGGCGAACAAGGTCTGAGTTCCAGCCGCCTGCGacggtggaggttgttgagcagaGGTCAGGTTTGGGGTACAACAACGGTTCTTCAAGTGTTGGTTCCCATGCTCATCAGCAAACTTCAGTGGGGAACACTGGTGATGTTAGACGACGATGA
- the LOC105762774 gene encoding uncharacterized protein LOC105762774 produces MVVCKCRKATKLYCFVHKVPVCGECICFPEHQICVIRTYSEWVIDGEYDWPPKCCKCQAVFEEEAGSEKTRLGCLHVIHTNCLISHIKSFPLHTASAGYVCPSCSTSIWPPKSVKDSASRLHSLLKDAVMQTGMEKNLFGNHPVSLNTPEPSGPPSAIMRYNGNSSASVAKDEGYSAVGPPKLSVSEIMEIDSPSSAENYMKTSSPVAPIATTRKGTVHADRQNSEISYYVTDDEDGNRKKYSRRGSLRHKFFRALIPFWSSALPSLPVTAPPRKDASNADDIPEGRLKRQRPTRMDPRKILLVIAIMACVATMGILYYRIAQRVVGEGDLGNDEQAAQQ; encoded by the exons ATGGTGGTCTGCAAATGCCGCAAG GCGACAAAGTTATATTGTTTCGTGCACAAGGTTCCTGTTTGTGGAGAATGCATATGCTTTCCTGAGCACCAAATATGCGTG ATACGTACTTACTCAGAATGGGTAATAGATGGAGAGTATGACTGGCCTCCCAAGTGTTGCAAGTGCCAAGCCGTTTTTGAGGAGGAGGCTGGCTCTGAAAAAACTCGGTTGGGTTGCTTAC ATGTCATACATACAAATTGCTTGATTTCACATATTAAAAGCTTTCCTCTGCACACTGCATCTGCTGGATACGTGTGTCCTTCATGTTCTACATCT ATATGGCCTCCCAAGAGTGTAAAAGATTCGGCATCCCGTCTTCATTCACTGCTGAAGGATGCTGTTATGCAG ACTGGCATGGAGAAGAATTTGTTTGGAAATCATCCTGTTTCTCTTAATACACCTGAGCCTTCTGGTCCTCCTTCTGCTATTATGCGATATAATGGGAATTCATCAGCCTCTGTGGCCAAAGATGAAGGATACTCAGCGGTTGGCCCTCCTAAACTTTCAGTGTCAGAAATAATGGAGATAGATAGTCCTAGTTCAGCTGAGAATTACATGAAAACTTCAAGTCCTGTTGCT CCTATTGCTACAACACGAAAGGGTACAGTCCATGCTGATCGGCAGAACTCTGAAATCTCCTATTATGTTACAGATGATGAAGACGGAAATCGTAAAAAGTATTCTCGGAGGG GTTCGCTTCGTCATAAGTTCTTCAGAGCATTGATTCCCTTCTGGTCAAGTGCATTACCTTCTCTACCAGTGACTGCACCTCCTCGTAAAGATGCATCGAATGCAGATGACATCCCTGAAGGTCGATTGAAGCGTCAAAGACCAACACGGATGGATCCAAGAAAAATACTTCTTGTCATAGCAATCAT GGCCTGCGTGGCTACTATGGGTATTCTGTACTACAGAATTGCACAAAGGGTTGTTGGGGAGGGAGATCTGGGCAACGATGAGCAAGCAGCGCAGCAGTAA
- the LOC105762775 gene encoding zinc finger protein ZAT10, whose product MALEALNSPTMPTPFTNKYDDVDTWKKGKRSKRLRTDSPTTPTTEEEHLALCLIMLARGSPQGAAHHHPHSSSSSAHPLHLNLSYKCSVCNKAFPSYQALGGHKASHRKPSTAQNPSITTETNAAGSSGRGRSHECSICHKSFPTGQALGGHKRCHYEGGNNNSSSYKSGSVSGVTLSDGGALSQSHRLNFDFDLNMPACVENEDGRFGQIYAEQEVESPLPTKKPHVLMVKE is encoded by the coding sequence ATGGCACTTGAAGCTCTGAATTCACCTACCATGCCTACACCTTTCACCAACAAATACGACGACGTCGACACTTGGAAGAAAGGCAAACGTTCAAAGCGACTACGGACCGACTCCCCTACTACCCCCACCACCGAAGAAGAGCATCTTGCTCTCTGCCTCATCATGCTAGCTCGTGGCTCGCCCCAGGGCGCTGCTCATCATCATCCTCACTCTTCCTCCTCATctgctcatcctcttcatttgAACTTGTCATACAAGTGCAGCGTCTGCAACAAGGCTTTCCCGTCTTATCAAGCTCTGGGTGGGCACAAAGCCAGCCACCGTAAACCCTCCACCGCCCAAAACCCATCTATAACCACTGAAACCAACGCCGCCGGCAGTAGCGGGAGGGGTAGGTCCCATGAGTGTTCCATCTGCCACAAGTCTTTCCCTACGGGACAAGCCTTGGGAGGCCACAAACGCTGCCACTACGAAGGTGGCAACAACAACAGCAGCAGTTACAAAAGCGGTAGCGTGAGTGGGGTGACGTTGTCAGACGGCGGCGCGTTGAGCCAAAGCCACCGTCTCAACTTTGACTTTGACCTAAACATGCCCGCTTGTGTGGAAAATGAAGATGGAAGATTTGGTCAAATCTATGCAGAACAAGAGGTGGAAAGTCCATTGCCGACCAAGAAACCCCATGTCTTGATGGTTAAGGAATAA
- the LOC105762776 gene encoding 40S ribosomal protein S29, whose amino-acid sequence MGHSNVWNSHPKTYGPGSRACRVCGNPHAIIRKYGLMCCRQCFRSNAKEIGFIKYR is encoded by the exons ATGGGTCACTCTAATGTCTGGAACTCTCACCCCAAAACCTACGGCCCTGGCTCTCGCGCCtg CCGTGTGTGCGGGAACCCCCACGCCATCATCAGGAAATATGGACTCATGTGTTGCAGGCAGTGCTTCCGTAGCAATGCCAAGGAAATTGGATTCATTAAG TACCGCTGA